In one window of Pseudomonas putida DNA:
- a CDS encoding glycosyltransferase yields the protein MIAVIIPAHNEARRLGHCLRAVKRAVARAEAAGLVVEVLVVLDRCIDASARIARRHGVHTLELQAGNVGIARRVGAEWMIERGAQWLAFTDADSRVPEHWLVSQLQWHADAVCGTVHIERWQPWQNAALRQLYRSRYQARDGHRHIHGANLGVCAKAYERAGGFQPLPADEDVQLVLALEANGAQIVWTAAHSVATSSRRDSRARQGFGDYLSALEGLVR from the coding sequence ATGATCGCCGTCATCATTCCCGCTCACAACGAAGCCCGCCGCCTCGGACACTGCCTGCGCGCCGTCAAGCGGGCGGTGGCACGGGCCGAGGCGGCGGGCCTGGTGGTCGAGGTGCTGGTGGTGCTCGATCGCTGCATCGACGCCAGCGCACGCATCGCCCGCCGTCATGGCGTGCACACCCTGGAACTGCAGGCCGGCAACGTCGGCATTGCCCGGCGCGTGGGCGCCGAGTGGATGATCGAGCGCGGTGCGCAGTGGCTGGCCTTTACCGACGCCGACAGTCGCGTGCCCGAGCACTGGCTGGTGTCGCAGTTGCAATGGCACGCCGACGCAGTCTGCGGCACCGTGCACATCGAGCGCTGGCAGCCTTGGCAGAACGCCGCGCTGCGCCAGCTATACCGCAGCCGTTACCAGGCTCGGGACGGGCACCGGCACATCCATGGAGCGAACCTGGGCGTGTGTGCCAAGGCCTATGAACGCGCCGGCGGATTCCAACCATTGCCAGCCGATGAAGATGTGCAACTGGTGCTGGCCTTGGAGGCCAACGGCGCGCAGATCGTCTGGACCGCAGCGCACAGCGTGGCCACCAGCAGTCGGCGGGACAGCCGGGCTCGCCAAGGCTTCGGCGATTACCTGAGCGCTCTGGAGGGACTGGTGCGGTAG
- a CDS encoding class I SAM-dependent methyltransferase translates to MSLDAQYFADLYASNDDPWAFRTRWYERRKRDLTLASLPRQCYERVFEPACANGELSVLLAERCADLLCQDIDATAVALARQRLAGVSHARVEQGHLPGDWPGGQFDLIVLSEIGYYLDPTDWLQVIEQSVASLTYDGGLLVCHWRHPIAGCPQDGREVHALLARHLPLYPLLRHEEADFLLEYWSCQPSVVDLDETCL, encoded by the coding sequence ATGAGCCTCGATGCGCAGTATTTCGCCGACCTGTATGCCAGCAACGATGATCCATGGGCCTTTCGTACCCGCTGGTACGAACGGCGCAAACGCGACCTCACCCTGGCCAGCCTGCCTCGCCAGTGCTACGAGCGCGTGTTCGAGCCGGCGTGTGCCAACGGCGAGCTCAGTGTGCTGCTGGCCGAGCGCTGCGCCGACCTGCTGTGCCAGGACATCGACGCCACCGCCGTGGCCCTGGCCCGCCAGCGACTGGCGGGCGTAAGCCACGCCCGCGTCGAGCAGGGGCACCTGCCGGGCGACTGGCCCGGCGGACAGTTCGACTTGATCGTGCTCAGCGAAATCGGCTACTACCTCGATCCCACCGACTGGCTGCAGGTGATCGAACAATCGGTGGCCAGCCTGACCTACGACGGCGGCCTGCTGGTATGCCACTGGCGCCATCCCATCGCCGGTTGCCCCCAGGATGGCCGTGAGGTCCACGCCCTGCTTGCCCGACATCTGCCGCTGTACCCGCTGTTACGCCACGAGGAGGCGGATTTCCTGCTCGAATACTGGTCGTGCCAACCCAGCGTCGTGGACCTGGACGAGACCTGCCTATGA
- a CDS encoding acyl-CoA/acyl-ACP dehydrogenase, whose protein sequence is MSIAHDFDLERLDHLLRPFSARAQAIDLDTQLPELLHLLQADHLDRLPRPGQGRTLERWRTLARVAGCDLTLAKLYEGHTDALAILSECAAEHHAGDGIWGVWAAEPPDARTRIVARDGDQVRLQGCKAWCSGALQIDRALVTAWEGEHPQLVAIELSHPSQRIQAEHWQAVGMATTASVTLAFDDSPGLAIGAPGQYLSRPGFWQGGAGIAACWYGAAEALAAYLREHCAKPRPDPHADAHLGAVDAALFGARAALRECAAWIDRHPQDDASFQVRRTRAQVEQAVEQVIRHVGRALGATPFCRSSHFARLSADLPVYLRQSHAERDLAELGQQLTGMPAGAWQL, encoded by the coding sequence ATGAGCATCGCCCATGACTTCGACCTGGAGCGCCTCGATCACCTGTTGCGCCCTTTCAGCGCGCGAGCGCAGGCCATCGACCTCGACACCCAGTTGCCAGAGCTGCTGCACCTGCTGCAGGCCGATCATCTCGACCGACTGCCACGGCCTGGCCAGGGCCGCACCCTGGAGCGCTGGAGGACCCTGGCGCGGGTCGCCGGTTGCGACCTGACCCTGGCCAAGCTCTACGAGGGCCACACGGACGCCCTGGCAATCCTCAGCGAATGCGCCGCCGAGCACCACGCCGGCGACGGGATCTGGGGCGTGTGGGCCGCCGAGCCACCGGATGCACGCACCCGCATCGTCGCCCGCGACGGCGATCAAGTCCGGCTGCAAGGCTGCAAAGCCTGGTGTTCGGGGGCGTTGCAGATCGATCGCGCGCTGGTCACCGCCTGGGAAGGCGAGCATCCGCAATTGGTGGCCATCGAGCTGTCCCATCCCAGCCAGCGCATTCAGGCCGAGCACTGGCAGGCCGTGGGCATGGCCACCACCGCCAGTGTCACCCTCGCATTCGATGATTCGCCGGGCCTGGCGATCGGCGCTCCCGGCCAATACCTGTCCCGCCCGGGATTCTGGCAAGGCGGCGCTGGCATCGCCGCCTGCTGGTATGGCGCGGCCGAAGCCCTCGCGGCCTACCTGCGCGAACACTGCGCCAAACCCCGGCCCGACCCGCACGCCGACGCCCACCTGGGCGCGGTCGATGCCGCCTTGTTCGGGGCCCGCGCCGCCCTGCGCGAATGCGCCGCCTGGATCGACCGGCACCCTCAGGACGATGCCAGTTTCCAGGTGCGCCGCACCCGCGCCCAGGTGGAGCAGGCGGTCGAGCAAGTCATTCGGCATGTCGGCCGAGCGCTGGGCGCCACACCGTTCTGCCGCAGCAGCCATTTCGCCCGGCTCAGCGCCGACCTGCCGGTGTACCTGCGTCAAAGTCACGCGGAGCGCGACCTCGCCGAATTGGGCCAGCAACTGACCGGCATGCCGGCAGGGGCATGGCAACTTTGA
- the ligD gene encoding DNA ligase D: MAKPLQEYHRKRDFNATSEPVGKHARTRSGHALQYCIQKHDASHLHYDFRLELDGTLKSWAIPKGPSLDPKVRRLAVHVEDHPLDYANFEGHIPEGHYGAGDVIVWDRGIWEPEGDPHQAYAKGKLRFRLQGEKLSGVWNLFRTQLAGKKEQWMLVKSNDGQARSEVDYSIVEALPDSVLSERSLPPRRPAKTTSATPRKHKARAKALPDKLQPQLATLVDSPPSGDWRYEVKFDGYRILARIDGDDVRLFTRNGHDWSAKMPRQVEALKALGLDAAWLDGEMVVVDDNGVADFQALQNAFDTEHDERITYYLFDLPWLGREDLRELPLKARRDTLARLLEDNASPVLRYSADFEEPVDSLLDSACRLELEGLIGKRADSPYVGRRSSDWIKLKCKQRQEFVIVGYTDPKGSRQGFGALLLALHDHDSGQLRYAGKVGTGFSAATLDSILARLKPLRVAKAPLPSPPTGAEARGVHWLKPHLLAEVAYAQMTREGIVRHAVFHGLRDDKPATAIDLEKAMPAKRAAQPQPEGLDTLRLTHPDRVVDATIGATKRQVAEYYAQVADWLLPQLKDRPVALVRAPDGLAGELFFQKNAGQLHIPKVLSYSKAQAGQAAMVLNRADSLLGAVQMNTLELHTWNATNKDFDKPDRFVLDLDPDPALPWKAMLEATQLTLTLLDELGLKVFLKTSGGKGMHLVVPLTRRAGWDEVKDFSHALVEHMAGLFPDRLSAVSGPKNRVGRIFIDYLRNGKGATTVAAYSLRAREGLPVSVPIWREELSQLKGADQWNIGNLHERLAQVEDPWSEMASTRQSITARMRKQLGID, translated from the coding sequence ATGGCCAAGCCCCTGCAGGAGTACCATCGCAAGCGCGACTTCAACGCCACATCCGAACCGGTGGGCAAACACGCCAGAACACGGTCGGGCCACGCGCTGCAGTACTGCATTCAGAAACACGACGCCAGCCACTTGCACTACGACTTCCGCCTGGAACTCGACGGCACCTTGAAAAGCTGGGCGATCCCCAAGGGGCCCTCCCTCGATCCGAAGGTCCGGCGCCTGGCGGTGCATGTCGAGGACCACCCGCTGGACTATGCCAACTTCGAAGGGCACATCCCGGAGGGTCACTACGGCGCTGGCGATGTGATCGTCTGGGACCGGGGTATCTGGGAGCCCGAAGGCGATCCGCATCAAGCCTATGCCAAAGGCAAGCTGCGCTTTCGCCTGCAGGGCGAGAAGCTGTCGGGGGTCTGGAACCTGTTCCGCACCCAACTGGCCGGCAAGAAGGAACAATGGATGCTGGTCAAGTCAAATGACGGGCAGGCGCGCAGCGAGGTCGACTACAGCATCGTCGAAGCCCTGCCGGACAGCGTCCTCAGCGAGCGCAGCCTGCCGCCAAGGCGTCCGGCCAAGACAACCTCCGCTACCCCGCGCAAGCACAAGGCCCGCGCCAAAGCCCTGCCCGACAAGCTCCAGCCGCAACTGGCCACCTTGGTCGACTCCCCGCCCAGCGGCGACTGGCGCTATGAAGTCAAGTTCGATGGCTACCGCATCCTGGCGCGCATCGACGGTGACGACGTACGCCTGTTCACCCGCAATGGCCACGACTGGAGTGCGAAGATGCCCCGTCAGGTCGAGGCGCTCAAGGCGCTCGGGCTCGACGCTGCGTGGCTGGATGGCGAAATGGTGGTGGTCGATGACAACGGCGTCGCCGATTTCCAGGCGTTGCAGAATGCCTTCGACACCGAGCACGACGAACGCATCACCTATTACCTGTTCGACCTGCCCTGGCTGGGGCGCGAAGACCTGCGCGAACTACCGCTGAAGGCGCGTCGGGACACCTTGGCCCGGCTGCTGGAAGACAACGCATCGCCGGTGCTCAGGTACTCCGCAGACTTCGAGGAACCGGTCGACTCGCTGCTCGACAGCGCCTGCCGGCTGGAGCTGGAGGGCCTGATCGGCAAGCGCGCCGACAGCCCCTACGTGGGGCGACGCAGCAGCGACTGGATCAAGCTCAAGTGCAAGCAGCGCCAGGAATTCGTGATCGTCGGCTACACCGACCCCAAAGGCAGCCGCCAGGGTTTCGGCGCCCTGCTGCTGGCCCTGCATGACCACGATAGCGGTCAGCTGCGCTACGCCGGCAAAGTCGGCACCGGCTTCAGCGCCGCCACCCTGGACAGCATCCTCGCCCGCCTGAAGCCGCTGCGGGTCGCCAAAGCGCCGTTGCCCAGCCCCCCCACCGGCGCCGAAGCCCGCGGGGTGCACTGGCTCAAGCCGCACCTGCTGGCAGAAGTGGCCTATGCCCAGATGACCCGCGAAGGCATCGTGCGCCACGCGGTGTTCCACGGCCTGCGCGACGACAAGCCCGCCACCGCCATCGATCTGGAGAAAGCGATGCCCGCCAAGCGCGCAGCACAGCCACAACCCGAGGGCCTGGACACCCTGCGCCTGACCCACCCGGACCGCGTGGTCGACGCAACCATCGGTGCAACCAAGCGCCAGGTCGCCGAGTACTACGCGCAGGTCGCCGACTGGCTGCTGCCACAGCTCAAGGATCGGCCCGTCGCCCTGGTCCGGGCACCGGATGGCCTGGCTGGCGAGCTGTTCTTCCAGAAGAATGCCGGCCAGCTGCATATTCCCAAGGTGCTCAGCTACAGCAAGGCCCAGGCCGGCCAGGCGGCCATGGTACTCAACCGCGCCGACAGCCTGTTAGGCGCGGTACAGATGAATACCCTCGAACTGCACACCTGGAACGCCACCAACAAGGACTTCGACAAGCCCGACCGCTTCGTGCTCGACCTGGACCCTGATCCCGCGCTGCCCTGGAAAGCCATGCTCGAGGCCACCCAACTGACCCTGACCCTGCTCGATGAACTGGGCCTGAAGGTCTTTCTCAAGACCAGCGGCGGCAAGGGGATGCACCTGGTCGTGCCGCTGACCCGGCGTGCTGGCTGGGACGAGGTGAAGGACTTCAGCCATGCCTTGGTCGAGCACATGGCCGGGCTGTTCCCTGATCGCCTCAGCGCGGTTTCCGGCCCGAAGAACCGCGTCGGGCGGATCTTCATCGACTACCTGCGCAACGGCAAGGGCGCGACCACCGTGGCGGCCTATTCGCTGCGTGCTCGTGAAGGCCTGCCGGTTTCGGTGCCGATCTGGCGCGAAGAGCTGAGCCAGCTCAAAGGCGCCGATCAATGGAACATCGGCAATCTGCACGAGCGACTTGCGCAGGTCGAGGACCCTTGGTCCGAGATGGCCAGCACCCGCCAATCGATCACCGCGCGTATGCGCAAGCAACTGGGGATCGATTGA
- a CDS encoding metallothionein: MNEQRCSCNHCSCTVDANTVVQDGKAYCCEACATGHRNGEPCRMADCNCGELTQPKDSSVDNALDETFPASDPISP; the protein is encoded by the coding sequence ATGAACGAGCAACGATGTTCCTGCAACCACTGTTCTTGCACCGTGGATGCCAATACCGTGGTCCAGGATGGCAAGGCTTATTGCTGCGAGGCCTGTGCTACGGGGCATCGCAATGGGGAGCCTTGTCGTATGGCGGACTGTAATTGTGGTGAGCTGACTCAGCCGAAGGATAGCTCGGTCGATAATGCGCTGGATGAAACGTTCCCGGCGAGTGATCCTATTTCGCCGTAG